In Brevibacillus brevis, a genomic segment contains:
- a CDS encoding cell division protein FtsZ yields the protein MSLMNSKELEFMTNSGLIQDVSLRFGVIGAGQKGNKDADIFAGYRFADGTQCYPTLAINFAQADMIHLKNIPEKDRIHFDGMKGAARTPSLVVELFDPTLNPKANELRSQLAVAMEKKFANVDHLIISLGAGGGVGTGWGSLTLNLIKEGFFPVPITLLISLPFDDPDEIANALLLLKEIQEFLKVQEELFESSDTKPLASVMLTDNKKIYHDFALKKGSRTLQHTTLSWKDEGNNAIISTIHEANLIPANFGSDNVTYDPSDFIKLMQLSGKLLTIAKARLEPDFTIEKLEAKMKASIEKGYFACGHQYQTATMYGGFILRPSNADFFKDVITERTIKKVISDYNPITQMRGKFGDPIWNENYAVIYTFFAGMGMPSRFAELAKELQQIKEKQEQVQQESEVDVDVSAAIKNVKQSTFNPYQPKTNKFGGGGFGGGFQSVFSRSQSAVTKDDENQEGKKEEQPNRFGQRSGNRFDALRKIRLHENQ from the coding sequence ATGAGCCTGATGAACAGTAAAGAATTGGAGTTCATGACAAACAGTGGCCTAATCCAAGATGTGTCCTTGCGATTTGGCGTGATAGGCGCCGGCCAAAAAGGGAACAAGGATGCGGATATCTTTGCCGGTTATCGCTTTGCGGATGGGACACAATGCTACCCAACGTTGGCAATCAACTTTGCCCAGGCGGATATGATTCACCTGAAAAATATCCCGGAAAAGGATCGCATTCACTTTGACGGAATGAAAGGAGCTGCTCGGACTCCATCTCTTGTGGTCGAGTTATTCGATCCGACGTTAAACCCCAAGGCGAATGAATTGAGAAGCCAGTTGGCTGTGGCCATGGAAAAGAAATTTGCAAATGTGGACCATCTGATCATTTCGCTTGGAGCCGGGGGTGGGGTGGGAACCGGTTGGGGCTCTCTTACCCTTAATTTGATCAAGGAAGGATTCTTTCCGGTTCCGATCACCTTACTTATTTCGCTGCCGTTTGACGATCCGGATGAAATCGCAAACGCATTGCTACTGCTAAAGGAGATTCAGGAGTTTCTCAAGGTACAGGAAGAGTTGTTTGAATCCTCTGACACCAAGCCGTTAGCCAGCGTGATGTTAACCGACAACAAAAAGATTTACCATGATTTTGCATTGAAGAAAGGATCGCGGACACTCCAACATACGACACTGTCCTGGAAGGACGAGGGGAATAATGCGATCATTAGTACCATCCACGAGGCCAATCTCATCCCGGCCAACTTTGGAAGCGACAACGTAACCTATGACCCGTCCGACTTCATCAAGTTGATGCAGCTCTCCGGCAAGCTTCTTACGATAGCGAAAGCGCGGTTGGAACCGGATTTTACCATCGAAAAACTGGAAGCCAAGATGAAAGCAAGCATCGAAAAGGGGTACTTTGCTTGCGGGCACCAGTACCAAACGGCGACGATGTACGGCGGTTTTATTTTGCGGCCGTCCAACGCGGACTTTTTCAAGGATGTCATCACGGAACGGACGATCAAAAAAGTGATCAGTGACTACAATCCGATCACGCAGATGAGAGGCAAGTTTGGCGACCCGATCTGGAATGAAAATTACGCGGTCATCTACACCTTTTTTGCCGGGATGGGGATGCCAAGCCGATTCGCCGAGCTGGCGAAAGAACTTCAGCAGATCAAGGAAAAACAAGAGCAGGTTCAACAAGAATCGGAAGTGGATGTTGATGTGTCTGCCGCTATCAAAAATGTGAAACAGTCTACGTTCAACCCATATCAGCCGAAAACGAACAAATTCGGAGGGGGTGGTTTTGGGGGAGGATTTCAGTCGGTGTTCAGTCGATCACAGTCGGCTGTCACCAAAGACGATGAGAATCAGGAGGGGAAGAAAGAGGAGCAGCCGAATCGCTTTGGCCAACGATCAGGAAACCGCTTTGATGCCCTTCGGAAGATTCGTCTTCATGAAAACCAGTAA